GATTCTCGAAATGGCGATCTTCGTCAAACCGAAGGAAGCCGCGGATACCGAGATCACAAACATTTGGACCGCTACTGATGGGCTGATCGTCCCGCCCGGCTACCTACCGGTGGGTCTGACCACCAAGGACGACGGCGCCTCCTGGTCCCGCGACCAGGAAGTCGTGGAAACTACCTCACACGGCTTCGCCGAGCCGACCCGTACCGACATCGTGGGGGATAAGTCCGGCCTCGCGTTCACGATGCAGGAATCCAAGCGCACCACCATGGAACTGTTCCATGGCATGGACCTGACCACGGTCACCACCGACTCCGACGGGAACTTCTTCTTCGACAAGGCCGCCCGCCCGGTCAGCAAGCAATACCGGGTGCTGGCCATCGGCAAGGACGGCGACGGCCCCGATGCCATCTACGTGGCCCGCTGGCTCCCGGACGCCAAGATCACCGAGAACGGCGAACAGGCCTGGTCCGAAGGCGACGAGGTCAAGTACCCCGCCACCTTCAGCGCCAAGACCGACGCCAAGGTCGGCACCTCCTTCCGCGAGATCTGGGGCGGCCCCGGACTTGACCACGAAGCCATGGGCTTCCCCGCACCAGCAGGCCCCTAGCCCACCGCCCACCCTTATCTGGTGGCACCGGTTGCTTGGTAGGCCCACCGGTGCCCCCACCTTCTTACCCGCCTACCACCTCACCCAAGGAGTTACTCATGTCCGATCTGATCAAGCTGATCTCCCCCGATGGCAAGCGCACATGGTCAACAACAGACCGCGTCGAAGCCACCAACCTCCGCGCCCAGGGCTGGCGCGCCCACACGGCACCCGCCAAGACCGACGCACCCGCACAGCCGTCCGCCGTCGAACCTCCCGAGGCGCTCGCGGACGTCCCCACCCCGCCGGCTGACAAGGCCGAACCGTCCAAGCCACGCAAGTAAAGAAAGAGGCCTACCAAATGTCACAGGAATTCAAGACTTGGGATCAGTACTCAGCTGAAGCCAAGCAGAAGCCGTTCCAGCTACCCGTCTCCGCTGAGGAGACCATCGTCATCGAGGCACCGACTGGCGCGTCCCTGCTGCAGTGGGCCCGGGCTTACCGTCAGGGCGACATGGAGGCCATGTTGATCACGCTGTGTGGCGAGCAGTGGCAGCGGGTGGAGCAGCTGCTGGCGGAGGCCGGAATGAAGGCGTTGGAGAACCTCATCACCGACATGATGCTCCACTTCGAGCTGGCGGAAGCCGTGGTCCTGATCGGCCCGGGCGGCGGCAAAGTCACCGAGCGGGACCCCCGCAAGATCCGCCTGATGCTGAAACAGGGGTACACCACCCAGGGGGAAGCTCCTTCCCGTATCTAGTCTCCATGGTGGACAGGTACGGGGCCGAGATTGAAGCAGATTTCCACCGGGAGTACTCCTTGGATCTCCTGGACTTCTTTCGAGGCAAGCACTCGTGGCGGAAGCTCCGCATCCTGCTGGACCGGCTGCCGGGAACGTCGCTGCTGCGGGAGTCAATCGCCAATGACGACGAGGTGGCCGCCCGGATCATGGCGGACATGGCGGCCGCGAAGAAGTCGGCGCCGTCGGATCCGGGCCCGCGGGTCTCGGAATACTCCCCCGAGGTTCAGCGGCTGGATGAGCTGGTCGACAAGGTCACCATCCTGACGACCACCGTGGTGGGGATGCTTGGCGGCAAGCCACGGCCGGGCCGCCCGGCCAAGCGTCCACAGACGGCGTTCACCCGGGCGCGCCAGGCGCTGGCCATGGCACGGCACCGCTCACTGCTGAATGAAGTAGCCGATGCACAGGCCAGATGGTCTGAGCGTCATCAAAAATAGGAGGCGCAATGGCCCAGGCCGAAGACACAGTTTGGCTGCCGGTACTGCCGTCAATGAAGGGCTTCGGCCCGGCGCTCGTCAAGGGCTCCGCGGCTGAGTCCGACAAGGCAGGCGGCGAGGCTGGCAAGCGCTTCGGCAAGGCCCTTGTACTGGGCGTCGGCGCCGTTGGTGCTGGCGCCCTGGCCACAGGCGCAGCTCTGTACAAGGTTGGCGAGATCTTCGACGACGTCGCCGACACCATCCGCGTCGGCACCGGCGCGACGGGGAAGGACCTTGACGGGCTGGTCGATGTGGCCAAGCGTGTGGGCGCCTCTGTGCCGGCCGAGTTTGAAGACATTGGGGCCACCGTGGCCGATGTAAATACTCGCATGGGCCTCTCCGGGGAGACTCTGGAGAAGGTGGCATCCCAGTATCTGGAGGCTGGCCGCATCCTGGGTGAAGAAGTAGACATCATGAAAACTGGTGCGGCCTTCAACGCCTTCAAGATTGAGGGCGATGACGTTTCAGGGGCACTGGATCACCTCTTCCAGGTCTCGCAGGCTACCGGCATCGGCATCAACGAGCTGGCCGACGGCGTGGCCAGGAACGCACCCGCCATCCAGGCATTGGGTTTCTCCTTCGAGGAGTCGGCGGCCATGATTGGCTCCTTCGACAAGGCAGGTTTGAATTCGGGGGCGATCATGGCGTCCATGTCCAAGGGCCTGGTGACCTTGGCGAAGGACGGGGAAGAGCCCCAGAAGGCTTTTAAGCGTGTGGTCGGTGAGATCGACGGATTCATCAAGTCGGGCGACGAGGCCGGGGCCCTGAATCTCGCTTCAAAGGTTTTCGGCACAAAGGGCGCCACTCAATTCATAGGTGCCATGAAGGCCGGCACCATGAACTTGGAGGACTTGGAGAAAGCTGCAGGCCAGACCGGCGACACCATTCTGGGCGCTGGTGCGGAGACGATGGACTTCGCCGAGCAGTGGATGATGTTCAAGAACAAAATCCTTGTCTGGTTGGAGCCTGCAGCCTCGGCGGTTTTTGGGGCTATCGGAACGCTGATGGGCGAGATCACCGACGGCGTCACGGCCTTCGGCGCCGCCTGGGCAGCCAACGATGGGGACATTACAAGCTCCGGCATTCCCGGTCTCATGGAGCAGCTCGCGTTCTACGCTCGCCAGACCTTCGATTATTTCAAGGACACCGTGATTCCGAACCTCCAAGAATTTGGTGGGTGGCTTCGGGAAAACGAAGGCACCATCGCGGCCGTGGCTGGCGTGATCGGCGTGCTGCTGCTGCCGATCTTTGTCCGGTTGGGCGTAGAGGCGCTCATCGCCGGCGGCAAGCAGGTTGCAAGCTGGGCCATGTCCGGCGGAGGTGCCGTGAAGACTGCCGGGCTCTACGTCATCAACAGCTACAAGATGATCGGCGCTTGGGTGGCCATGAGCCTCGCGGCCATCAAGTCCGGCGCCGAGACCGCAGCGATCTGGCTGATGTACCGGCTGGACTCTCTGAAGGCCATGGGTGCCATGATGGCATCCAAGGTCTCCATCATCGGATCATGGATCGCCATGGGCGCCGCTGCGGTAACTTCCGGTATCCGAACGGCCGCTGTGTGGACGGGCACGATTATCCGCAGCGCGGTCTCTGGCGCAATCTCCTTCGGCATCCAAACGGCTCTGGTGGTTGGTGGCTGGGTCCTCATGGGCGTCCAGTCCCTGATCCAAGGCGCTCGCATGGCCGCGGCATGGGTGCTGGCCATGGGGCCCGTCGGCTGGGTCATCGCAGCCGTCATTGGTCTGGTGGCTCTGATCGTCGCGAACTGGGACAAGGTGTCCGAGTGGACACGGGTTGCCTGGGAAGCGGTGGTCGGCTGGATCGTCGGTGCCTGGAAAAATGTGGTCAACTTTACGACCATTTACTGGGGAATTGTCACCGGGATTTTTACCGGCGTCGTGAATTTCGTCAAGAATATTTTCGCTGCCGTGTTCACGTGGCTGCAGGATTACGTGATCAAGCCCGTTTTCCTCGGCATCCAGCTGTACATCAAGGCGTGGTGGTTCGTGGTCTCCACGATCTTCAACGCGGTCCGTAATTTCGTGATGGTCACGCTGGCCGGCGCCTTCATTTGGTTCCGCGACAGCGTCATCGTCCCCGTGTTCAACGGCATCCGGGACGTCATCAAGACGGTCTGGGAAAAGGGCATCAAGCCTGTGTTTGATTTCCTGATGAATACCGTGACCAAATCCATTCCTGAAGCATTTCAAAAGGGCGTGGATGGGGCCAAGAAGATCTGGGAAACGCTCCTCGACATCGCCAAGAAGCCGGTGCGCTTTGTTGTCGACACCGTCGTCAATAAGGGCCTGATCGGGACGTTCAACAAGGTGGCCAAGTTCCTGCCAGGGATCAAGCCACTGGGTGAAGTCGTCCTGCCCCCAGGCTTCCGCTCTGGTGGGTACACAGGCAACCTGCCGTGGAACCATGTGGCCGGCATCGTGCACGGTGACGAGCAAGTGATCCGCGCCGAGTCACGCCGCTCCATTGAGGGACGTGTGCCTGGATTCTTGGACGCACTGAACCGCTTCGGCGCTTCAGCGTTGGATAAGGCCGGGTTCCGCACTGGTGGCCGGGTGAACCCGACAAAGAACATGACACTGACACAGGGGTACTCAGCAGCTCACGACGGCATTGACATTGGTGTCGGAGTGGGCACTCCTGTCTTCGCGACCGGCCCCGGCGTCGTCACACACGCCGGACCAGGCGCGAGAGCTCCCGGCGTCTGGGGTGGCAACGAGGTCCACATCAAGGGCGGCGGCATTGAGCGCTGGTTCGCCCACCTGTCACAGATCGGGGTGAAAGTTGGCCAGCAAGTAGCTACAGGGCAGCAAATCGCATTGTCCGGCAACACTGGCATCTCATCTGGCCCGCACTTGCACTTCGGCGCCTACTCAGGCGGCTGGCCGAACGCAATGGACCCCATGGCCTACCTTGGTGGCGCCGCGGCACCCACGGGCGGCGGAGGGTTCTTCGATCCGCTCAGCGCACTGCACAGCCTGGCCGACGGCGTGATGAAGAAAGTCATCGACGCAGTCCCCGGCGGCGGGTTCATGGTGGACGCGGCTGCCGGTATCGGCAAGAAGCTGATCACCGATGTGGGCGACTGGGCCAAGGACAAGCTGGGGATGGGCGCAACTGCCGGCCCCCAAGGCGCACACCTTGACCCGCTGCTGTATGACCAGGGCGGAATCCTCCGCCCTGGCTTCTCCAACGTCGTCAACAGAACCCGGGACCCCGAGTACATCCTCAACCCGCGCCAGTGGGAAGCGATGTTCAACCTGGCCGACCGGCCCGACGGTGGCGGCGACACCTGGAACGTGCAACTGCCTCCGGATGCCTCCGTAGGAGACCTGATGGACGAAGTGTCCCACCGCGACCGCGTCAACGCCCGAGGAGGTGCCAACAGATGATGTTCCGCTACCAGGGCATCGAGTTCGGCGGCGACACCGGATCTCTGCTGGTGACAGGCTTCAAGCCTGGCGCAGCAGAGATCCGGGGCAACGACACGGCCCGCCCCAACAGGGACGGCACCATCGCAGGCCGAGAGTTTCTCGGCTCAGCAACATGGGCCTTCGACATCTCCACCAATGAGCAGGACCTCGCAGAGGCGCTGGCAACCGCCAGCGCCCTCGAGGCAGCATGGAAAGACCCTGCCGTCCGGCTGGCTCCCAACACGCTGGCCCCGCTGTCTTACGAGACAGCGGGCCGCTGGCGCCGCGTCTACGGCCGCCCCGGTCTCTACACCCCACCGGACGGCGACCACCTAACCACCCTTGGCGTCGGACGCATCACCGCCGACTTCAAAGTTCACAAGCCCGGCTCGTATGACGACGCTGAAACCTCCGTGGCCCTAACCATCGTCCCCGCCTCCACCGGCGGGCTCATGGCACCACTAGTAGCGCCCCTGTCCACGGTCCGGTCCAGCGCACCCCGGGCAGGCTTCGTCACCAACGCCGGCGACGCCCCAACCCCGCTCAAGGCCACTATCCACGGCCCTATCACTGAGCCGTGGGTGCGCTCGCCGGAGGGCTGGGAAGTGGGCCTGACGGGGTCATTGGCTTATGACGAGTCAGTGACCGTGGACCCTTTGGCGGGGACGGTGACGAGGCAGGACGGGTCTCCGGCCAATGGGCGTTTGACTCGCAAGACCCGGCTTAGTGGGACGCTCCTGCAGCCGGGGATCACGGAACTGACCTTTGGCGGCATTGACCTGACGGGCACGGCGAGAGCTGTGCTGTCGTGGCGGAACGCTTACACATCAATTTAGGAGGCCCCAGTGGCATTTGATTCGACCCCTTGGTTTGTGGGCGGCGGCGCGCAGCATTCGCCGGAGACGGCACGTGTGTTGGCGTATGCGGCGACGAATGGCGCGGAGGGGGTGGCCGGCGTCGATGATTTGAAGGTCCAGGCGCAGGCCGTGCCGAACGGGACTGTGCAGGTCCTCACGGGCGCCGCGCTTCTGTTGAACCGGTACCCGGGCGGGAATGGCCAGACGTATGCGTTACGTAACGCAACGGCAACGGCGGTTACGGTAACGCCAACGGGGTCCGGTGGTGGCCGAACTGATCTTGTGGTGGCGCGCGTGCTGGATCCGCAGTACGAGGGCGTGGCACCGCCCAACCCTCTGACCTTCCAGTATGCATTCCCTACGATCATCCAGGGCGTGTCGGCCGGGACCAAGACGGCGAAGGAACTGAATCTTGGTTACCCCGCTGTGGCGCTGGCCAAGATCACGCTGCCAGCGTCCACGGCGACGGTGACGGCGGGGATGATTACGGACTTGCGGCGGGTGGCGAACCCTCGCCGCGAGCGGGCCATGCGGACGGTCTACGCGACGGCGGCTCTGTCCATGACGAACGCCTACGGATATTGGCCAATTAATGCAGCACAGCGGCCTATCGTTCATGTTCCCAGCTGGGCCACTCATTTGGACATTGTGGTGCATATCAGCGGCGCGAAGTTCGTCAAGGGCTCCACTGCTGACTTTGTGGCTGGTATCCGCACCATGTTTGGCGCTGGCAACTACGGGGAGCACAGCATCATTGTCCAGGACGCGGAGGACACTAACGGCCGGTACCACTACAGCTTGATCGGATCTCACAAGATCACGGCCGCGATGAGGGACACGGACCAGTCAATTACGTTGCAAGCTCAGCGGACAAGCACCACCGGGAACGTAACTGCTGACCCTCAGACCAGCGTCATTATCGACTGGGAATTCAGTGAGGTTGCGGAGTGAGCTGGCGTTTCCGACTACGGTCGCTCCCGTCTGGGGAATGGGTGGATCATGACCTGCAGTTGCTCACAGCCACCGTGACTGAGGCTGTGAATGCTCCGGCGGACATTACCGGCGAGCTGCCTCTGGGGGATGTGTCGGGTGGGCAGATCACCCAGTGGGGGTCGCTGCTCGTGGCCGAGCAAGAGGGCAAAGACCCGGTCTGTGCCATTGTCGATCACCTCTCCAAGGAGGGGGACATGCTCAAGATCGGCGCCGGGGGGTTCAGCATGTATCCGACTGGGTTGCCGTGGCTGGGCAAGGACTTCGCCGGGGTGAAGGTTGACCCGTTGGATATGGTGCGGAAGGTCTGGGCTGAGGTCCAGTCTTACCCGGACGGTGACTTGGGCGTGGTTGTTGATCCGCTCAAGTCCCCTGTACGGATTGGCACCCCTGAGGTTGAGAACAATTTCACGACAGGGGCTGGTGAAGATGTCAGTTTTGTGTCTGGCCCGTTCCGGTTGGCGTGGTGGTCTACGGACGATCTGGGCAAGGTCTTTAGTGACCTCGCATCGAGCACCCCGTTTGAGTATGCGGAGCGCAGCGCCTGGGTTGGCGAGGACAGCGAAGAGTTGACTCACCGTATCCAGTTGGGGTATCCGACGATTGGGACGCGGAAGTCTGATCTTCATTTTGAGATCGGGGTGAACGTCACCGCAGCCCCGTCTGTGTCTCAGTCTGCGTATGCGTCTGAGGTGATGATGCTGGGTGCTGGTGATGGTTCGGCCCGTGTGAAGGCTGACCGGCTCACGCAGGCTACTGGCCGGTTGCGACGGGTGCATGTTGCTGAGGATAAGTCTTTGAAGTCTAGGTCCGCGGCGACTGCTGCGGCCCGTCCTTTGTTGGCGAGTTTCAGTCCGGCCCATCTTATTGAGTCCATTGAGGTCATCGATCACGACAGCGCCCCATACGGTTCCTTTGCGCCGGGGGATGTGATCTTTGTCCAGGGCGATGCCGGGTGGGCTGACCTTGCACTGTGGGTGCGGATACATGAGCTGACCGTGAATTGTGACACCGGCAGCATGAGCTTGAAAGTTGGTGTGGAGTGACCCGCAAGGTAGAGCAGCAGGGCCGTTGGCTGGCCGACAAACTGAATGCCCAGGACAAGAAGATTGCCGCGCTGGGTTCGCGTGGCGATCTGGCCTACTCATCCATTGAGGACGGGGCAATCGTAGAGAAGGATCTCGACGGGAACCTTGTATCCAGCGTGGGTAAGCAGCATGACGGATCACACGTCCAAGTCCCCTACGTGGGCCCGATTCCGGATGCGCCGGTAGCCGCTTCGCTGAAAGCCGTGCCGGGTGTGGTGGAGGTGCGCTGGTCGGGGAAATTCACTGGTGACGCTGTCTCGGCCATGGACTTCAAGCATGTGGCAGTGCATGTGTCTACGACTCCGGTTGTGGATGCGACACCGTCCACGCAGGTGGCGACGATCCGTGGCGAGCTGGGCGACGTGGCAACCGTGACCGCTGTCGAGGGCATGCTCTATGTCGTGCTCGTGGCATGGTCCGCTGCAGGCAAGGCCTCTGACCCGTCCCCGGTGGCTGCGGTGGTGGTCCCTGGCACAGTTGATCCCGGTTGGATCAATGACAAGCTGGATGATCTGGATGAGAAGTATGACGGCGTGATTACTGAGGCCGGGCAGCTGGGCACCCGTCTGACGGATGCTGAAGCTGAGCTGGTCGTGCATGAGGGTCGTTTGTCAGCGAATGACACGGCGATGGGGACGTTGACGGGGACTACCTTGCCCAACCTGCGTACTGAGTTGGACGCGGCGAAGGCAACACTGGACCCACTGCCGGGGAAGGTGGCTGAGTCTGAGGCTGCGATTGCCACTGCGCAGGGTCAGGTGACACTACTCAAGGACACAACTGTCCCGGCCCTGTCCACGGACTTGACCGCTGCCAAGCTGCGCTTGTCCACAGCTGAGGGAACCTTGGCGCCGTTGCCGGGGAAACTGGCCACCGCTCAGACAGACCTGAGTACGGCTTTTGTGCAGCTGGGTACGGTAGATAGTCGAGTTGCTGCGGCTAAGGCTGCTGCGCTGACAGCTGCCGCAACGGACGCAACAGCGAAGGCCAATCAAGCCAAGGTGGACGCAACAGCGGCTGCTGCTCTCGTAGCCCAAGCGAAGGCTGACACCGCCAAGGCCGAGGCACTGACCGCAGCCGCTACAGACGCCAAAACCAAAGCCGACGCAGCGCAGGCCGCTGCTGTGGCTGCGGCTAAGACGGCTACTGATCTTGCCGCAGCAGGTGCGAAGGCTGAGGCAATCGCCGCTGCGACACTGGATGCCAAAGCTAAGGCTGACGCGGCTCAAGCCGCTGCTGTCACGGCGGCTGCAACTGCTGCCGACTCCAAGGTGGCAACCGCGAAAGCTGCAACCCTGACCGAAGCCGCTACAGCCGCGCAAACGAAAGCTGACAAGGCGCTGGCGGACGCAAAGCTTGACGCATCCACTAAGGCTGCTCAAGCGCTGACTGATGCGAAAGCAGACGCCAAGCTAAAAGCTGATGCGGCACAAGCGGCAGCGATTACGGCCGCTGCTACCACTGCCCAGTCGAAGGCCGATGCCGCGAAGACGGACGCGATCTTCGCTGCGTCAATCACCGCCCAGGCGAAGGCGGATGCCGCGAAGGCAGATGCGATCGCGTCAGCAACAGCCACGGCGGCTGCTGACGCTAAGACCAAAGCGGACGCCGCTCAAGCTGCCGCTTTGGCATCGGCTAAGTCGTATGCTGACCTTCAAGCTTCGGGGGCCTCGGCCAGCGCGATCGCCACCGCAGCAGCTGACGCTAAGACCAAGGCTGATGCTGCCCAGGCGGCGGCTATTTCATCAGCGGCGGCGACAGCCCAGTCCAAGGCCGACGCGGCTAAAGCAGCGGCTATCTCAGCCGCTGCTGCTGATGCGACGACGAAAGCTAACGCAGCAACGGCAGTAGCTAACGTGGCACAGGCCAAGGCCGACGCTGCGCAGGCAGCCGCAGGGGCAGCGGGGGCCAATGCCACAGCAGCGTTGACGATGGCCGGGTCCAAGTCCAAGGTCTATTACGCGACCGCTCTTCCTACGGGTGTGGCCACCGGTGACGGTGATTTGTGGCGGCAGCGTGACGCCGGGAATAACATCATCGGTGAATGGAGGTGGAACGGTACACCGCCAGCCGGGGCATGGGTGAAGACGATGCTCAGTTCGGACGCGATCAGCAATCTCGACATAGGGAAGCTGAGTGCTGGTGCAGCGGCGATCGACACAGCGGTTATCAATAAGCTGGCAGTGCAGATTGCCACTGTTATCCAGCTAAATGCGGATCGTATAACTGCTGGGAAGATCACCTCTGGGCAAGTTGACACCACCAACCTAGCGGCAGCGTTGGCAACGATTCTCAGCTTGAATGCTGACAGGATTACGGCTGGAACTCTCGGCGCGGCCAGAATCAACGTTACCGAACTGGCCGTCTCTATTGCCACGGTCATCAAGCTCAATGCCAGCGCGATAACCTCCGGCACCGTGGACACGGCCCGCTTGAACACCACCACCCTGGCCGCTTCTCTGGCAACGATCCTGTCACTGAACGCGGACAGGATCACCTCCGGCACGATCAATACTGCCCGGCTGAACGCGGAGGCCATCGCTGCTGCAACGGCAGCTTTCCAGACCGTCGACGTGAAGAACCTCTTCGCCACCACCGGCACCATGTCTGAGGCCGTCATAAGCAAGCTGTGGGCCGATGTGGTCATGTCCCGCAAGATCACCGCTCAGATGATTGCGGTAGGTGACTTCACCAACCTTGCGGCTGATGGCAACTTCACCGACTTGGCCAAGTCCAACTGGTATGGCTCAGGCGTCGTAGTGGCTGGTACGTCCGAGCCAAACAAGCTAAAAGTAATCGTGGCAGCATCCGGGAACAACGATCAGTCGAACAGGAACGAGTTTGATGTAAGCCCTGGTGAGCAAATCTACGGCTCCGTCTGGGTCTACGGTGAGG
This genomic window from Arthrobacter sp. TMP15 contains:
- a CDS encoding phage tail tape measure protein encodes the protein MAQAEDTVWLPVLPSMKGFGPALVKGSAAESDKAGGEAGKRFGKALVLGVGAVGAGALATGAALYKVGEIFDDVADTIRVGTGATGKDLDGLVDVAKRVGASVPAEFEDIGATVADVNTRMGLSGETLEKVASQYLEAGRILGEEVDIMKTGAAFNAFKIEGDDVSGALDHLFQVSQATGIGINELADGVARNAPAIQALGFSFEESAAMIGSFDKAGLNSGAIMASMSKGLVTLAKDGEEPQKAFKRVVGEIDGFIKSGDEAGALNLASKVFGTKGATQFIGAMKAGTMNLEDLEKAAGQTGDTILGAGAETMDFAEQWMMFKNKILVWLEPAASAVFGAIGTLMGEITDGVTAFGAAWAANDGDITSSGIPGLMEQLAFYARQTFDYFKDTVIPNLQEFGGWLRENEGTIAAVAGVIGVLLLPIFVRLGVEALIAGGKQVASWAMSGGGAVKTAGLYVINSYKMIGAWVAMSLAAIKSGAETAAIWLMYRLDSLKAMGAMMASKVSIIGSWIAMGAAAVTSGIRTAAVWTGTIIRSAVSGAISFGIQTALVVGGWVLMGVQSLIQGARMAAAWVLAMGPVGWVIAAVIGLVALIVANWDKVSEWTRVAWEAVVGWIVGAWKNVVNFTTIYWGIVTGIFTGVVNFVKNIFAAVFTWLQDYVIKPVFLGIQLYIKAWWFVVSTIFNAVRNFVMVTLAGAFIWFRDSVIVPVFNGIRDVIKTVWEKGIKPVFDFLMNTVTKSIPEAFQKGVDGAKKIWETLLDIAKKPVRFVVDTVVNKGLIGTFNKVAKFLPGIKPLGEVVLPPGFRSGGYTGNLPWNHVAGIVHGDEQVIRAESRRSIEGRVPGFLDALNRFGASALDKAGFRTGGRVNPTKNMTLTQGYSAAHDGIDIGVGVGTPVFATGPGVVTHAGPGARAPGVWGGNEVHIKGGGIERWFAHLSQIGVKVGQQVATGQQIALSGNTGISSGPHLHFGAYSGGWPNAMDPMAYLGGAAAPTGGGGFFDPLSALHSLADGVMKKVIDAVPGGGFMVDAAAGIGKKLITDVGDWAKDKLGMGATAGPQGAHLDPLLYDQGGILRPGFSNVVNRTRDPEYILNPRQWEAMFNLADRPDGGGDTWNVQLPPDASVGDLMDEVSHRDRVNARGGANR